In the Chloroflexota bacterium genome, one interval contains:
- the folK gene encoding 2-amino-4-hydroxy-6-hydroxymethyldihydropteridine diphosphokinase yields MTTVYLAIGSNQGDRLANLQAGLAALAPAVQLTNYSSVYETAAAYVEDQPPFLNAVVAGTTELAPHALLALLKQIEHSCGRRPGLRYGPRPLDLDILLYDELELKTDDLIIPHPRMFERDFVLRPLAEIAPSRVNPEQLAQATQGSVLAIAYPAEQLSL; encoded by the coding sequence GTGACCACCGTTTATTTAGCCATCGGTAGCAACCAAGGCGATCGTTTAGCCAACTTACAAGCGGGATTGGCCGCTTTAGCCCCCGCTGTCCAACTAACCAATTATTCTAGCGTCTATGAAACCGCAGCAGCCTATGTTGAAGATCAACCGCCGTTTTTGAATGCGGTGGTTGCTGGCACGACCGAATTAGCGCCGCATGCGCTGCTGGCCTTGCTCAAGCAGATCGAGCACTCTTGTGGCCGCCGACCAGGCTTACGCTACGGCCCGCGCCCACTTGATCTTGATATTTTGTTGTATGACGAGCTTGAATTGAAAACCGATGATTTGATTATCCCCCACCCTCGCATGTTTGAGCGTGATTTTGTGTTGCGACCCTTGGCCGAAATCGCGCCTAGCCGCGTCAACCCCGAACAGCTCGCCCAAGCAACTCAAGGCAGCGTCTTAGCAATCGCCTACCCAGCCGAGCAACTATCCCTATAA
- a CDS encoding patatin-like phospholipase family protein, producing the protein MAKRALVLSGGGGRGAYHVGVMQALVERGWMIDGQGPDIIAGTSIGAVNGAALASGMTVAQLRQRWLNMHSEDVQQLSSDLPTISRPLMRFLLRSILTSDEHGGDDQIEAETPEADRNLHSPSIWHKFRSIFSTTPFKSLLDTTPWRHTLSAWMNFERINSPAAPTLLLTATDVRRGTLRVFCNHKLDGQAQDQLNIEHIMASSSIPAVYPWTQVGEDMYWDGAVLANTPLGPVIEHAGGDVEIIVVMMTPWDADPNDGDQHLEAMPSDLAQSLWLTLDWALLASYRASFKLLKVYNQIAEAAQRLTAAAEKTGDQSLRWPGTMPYRVAEPLVIAPQKLMPLEWIVDYEGKNHQALFEMGYRDALRALDQRQEQA; encoded by the coding sequence ATGGCAAAAAGAGCTTTGGTGCTTTCGGGCGGCGGTGGCCGTGGAGCTTATCATGTTGGGGTGATGCAAGCTTTAGTCGAACGCGGCTGGATGATCGATGGGCAAGGGCCAGATATTATTGCTGGCACATCGATCGGCGCGGTCAACGGGGCGGCTTTGGCCTCAGGTATGACTGTGGCTCAATTGCGCCAACGTTGGCTGAATATGCACTCCGAAGATGTTCAGCAGCTTTCAAGCGATCTGCCGACGATTAGCCGACCACTGATGCGCTTTTTGCTACGCTCGATTTTGACCTCTGACGAGCATGGCGGCGATGATCAGATTGAGGCTGAAACGCCAGAAGCCGATCGCAATTTGCATAGCCCCAGCATTTGGCATAAATTTCGCAGCATTTTTAGCACCACGCCGTTTAAAAGTTTGCTTGATACCACGCCATGGCGACACACCCTCAGCGCTTGGATGAATTTTGAGCGCATCAATAGCCCCGCTGCACCAACCCTGCTGTTGACCGCCACCGATGTTCGGCGCGGCACCTTGCGGGTATTTTGCAACCATAAACTTGATGGTCAAGCCCAAGATCAACTCAACATCGAGCATATTATGGCTTCGTCGAGCATTCCAGCGGTCTATCCATGGACACAAGTTGGCGAAGATATGTATTGGGATGGCGCGGTTTTGGCCAATACGCCACTCGGCCCAGTCATTGAGCATGCTGGCGGCGATGTTGAAATTATTGTGGTAATGATGACCCCATGGGATGCCGACCCCAACGATGGCGACCAACACCTTGAAGCCATGCCCAGCGATTTGGCTCAATCGTTGTGGCTGACGCTGGATTGGGCATTGTTGGCCTCATATCGTGCATCATTTAAATTGCTCAAGGTGTATAACCAAATTGCTGAGGCAGCGCAACGCCTGACCGCCGCCGCCGAAAAAACTGGCGATCAATCACTGCGCTGGCCTGGCACGATGCCCTATCGCGTAGCCGAGCCATTAGTGATTGCGCCCCAAAAACTCATGCCCTTAGAATGGATCGTCGATTACGAGGGCAAAAATCATCAAGCTTTGTTTGAAATGGGCTATCGTGATGCCTTACGAGCCTTAGATCAACGCCAGGAGCAAGCGTGA